The region TCTGTACTGAAATTCTGCCAGGTACCGCGGAACATGCTTGCGATTAATTGCATGATAAGTACCTTTGAGCGCATTTTTTAAGTTACCAAGTATTATATTGACCCATTTGAAGGATGGATGCTCTACAGCTGCTTTACCACCTCCAGTAACATGGGGTTCGTGCTGGAAACCAGATTGGATAACCGGGTTTGCATTAAGCGGGAA is a window of Desulforegula conservatrix Mb1Pa DNA encoding:
- a CDS encoding transposase: MQSGFQHEPHVTGGGKAAVEHPSFKWVNIILGNLKNALKGTYHAINRKHVPRYLAEFQYRFNRRYDLPSMIHRLIYVALRTPPMPSTMLSMAEAEW